In Brevibacillus brevis NBRC 100599, a single genomic region encodes these proteins:
- a CDS encoding M20 family metallopeptidase: MEKNWTSYFQQQLPEIIEELRTYVEMETPTHNKQAVDRLGSLIAERFRQLGCRVESLPQEQYGNQLRMEYGDGDEQILILGHFDTVKEVGTLAVEPCREENGRLYGPGTYDMKAGIVFSYFALRAMMEHNLSPKNKLVFFWNTDEEIGSVSSEMLIREEAKRSKYALVLEPAAGDGSLKTSRKGGGDFILKVTGRAAHAGNDHAKGVNAIAELAHHVLAIQSFTNYEAGTTLSVGTITGGSASNVVPDFAMTEIDVRIQSREESERITRLMSQLTPVHPEAKLFVEGGITKPPMERTAGTEKLFLHAQEQARLESFELTEQGVGGTSDGNFAADAGTPTLDGLGPVGDGAHASHEHIVIDAIPGRIAVMLRMFLTLS; this comes from the coding sequence ATGGAGAAAAACTGGACGTCCTATTTTCAGCAGCAGCTCCCAGAAATTATCGAGGAACTGCGTACATATGTAGAGATGGAAACACCCACCCATAACAAGCAAGCTGTCGATCGATTAGGCAGCCTGATTGCAGAACGCTTTCGCCAATTGGGGTGTCGGGTGGAAAGCTTGCCACAAGAGCAATACGGAAATCAGCTGCGAATGGAGTATGGAGACGGCGACGAACAAATCCTCATTCTCGGTCACTTCGATACCGTAAAAGAGGTTGGAACACTAGCAGTAGAGCCTTGTCGCGAGGAAAATGGCCGACTCTATGGACCTGGTACATACGACATGAAAGCGGGAATTGTGTTTAGCTATTTTGCCCTGCGCGCCATGATGGAACATAATCTTTCGCCCAAAAATAAGCTCGTCTTTTTTTGGAATACCGACGAAGAGATTGGCAGTGTTTCCTCCGAAATGCTCATTAGAGAGGAAGCAAAAAGGAGTAAATATGCATTGGTACTGGAGCCCGCCGCTGGAGATGGCTCTTTGAAAACAAGCCGTAAAGGCGGAGGAGACTTCATTTTAAAAGTAACGGGCCGCGCTGCTCATGCGGGCAATGATCACGCCAAGGGGGTCAATGCAATTGCTGAGCTGGCTCACCACGTCCTCGCTATTCAATCATTTACGAATTATGAAGCGGGCACAACCTTATCTGTCGGTACCATTACAGGCGGAAGTGCATCGAACGTCGTGCCTGACTTTGCCATGACGGAAATTGATGTGCGTATCCAAAGTCGCGAGGAAAGCGAGCGTATTACCCGATTGATGAGTCAGCTGACCCCTGTCCATCCGGAAGCCAAGCTGTTCGTGGAAGGCGGAATCACCAAGCCTCCTATGGAACGAACTGCTGGTACTGAGAAACTATTCTTGCATGCGCAGGAGCAAGCACGTCTGGAAAGTTTTGAATTGACGGAGCAAGGTGTCGGTGGAACTAGCGACGGAAACTTCGCCGCAGATGCAGGAACACCAACTCTTGACGGTTTGGGACCTGTTGGTGATGGAGCCCACGCTTCCCATGAGCATATCGTCATTGACGCCATACCTGGCAGGATTGCCGTCATGCTTCGGATGTTTTTAACCTTGTCATAA
- the pknB gene encoding Stk1 family PASTA domain-containing Ser/Thr kinase, translated as MEGQRLGGRYQIESRVGGGGMAIVYKAKDLILNRPVAVKVLRSQFGTDEDFVNRFRREAQAVASLSHPNVVGVYDVGQDGDTHYMVMEYIEGYTLKEVIIQRGALPVEEAVRIAEQICDALDHAHQNQIIHRDIKPHNIMIGKNGRVKVTDFGIARAVTSATITHTNAMLGSVHYFSPEQARGGITGEKSDIYSLGIVLYEMVTGELPFSGDSPISVALKHLQEPLPEPRQVNPAIPQSVENVILKALVKDPFLRYASASEMLEDLETCLFPERLNEEKLTFPVDEEMTRVVPIITPDMLEGHTNGKTGGAGRSRYEQRAEEEDAKPAKKQWWVKALFWVGGIGLFFVLAFFGFNLLLNLFPSVPEAQVPHVEGIEVTLAEKKIQDAKLVARIVEEANDTIEKGMVIRQDPAPPMRLKENSVVTLFVSKGQQEINMPNLVTLPRATAEEALKSNGFKLENVTFVEEEDDKAEVGTVIKQSPAANEKVFPTKTNVTVTISKGKTFVKMPDVRNKSVEVAQVELFKKGLAVGKITEVPSYTTDKPGIVLSTHPYDPGMEVQKDVAIPLEVSNGQYPQDAKLANVPVYVEVVPGEPLEVKIEVTDARGEAKVFQTETITENKEYDVPIVLAPQKDSVVKVFVKRSTDQGFNEYQTIPVSYNSLP; from the coding sequence ATGGAAGGTCAACGACTGGGAGGACGATACCAAATAGAATCCCGCGTCGGTGGGGGCGGTATGGCCATTGTATATAAGGCCAAAGATTTAATTTTGAATCGTCCAGTGGCAGTTAAAGTACTGCGTTCACAGTTTGGTACGGACGAAGATTTCGTAAATCGTTTTCGACGTGAAGCGCAGGCGGTGGCGAGCTTATCTCACCCCAATGTGGTTGGGGTGTATGATGTCGGTCAGGATGGCGATACCCATTACATGGTGATGGAGTACATAGAAGGCTATACGTTGAAAGAGGTCATCATTCAACGTGGTGCGCTGCCGGTAGAAGAGGCAGTGCGGATCGCCGAGCAAATTTGCGATGCACTCGATCATGCGCATCAAAACCAGATCATTCATCGAGATATTAAGCCGCATAACATTATGATTGGAAAAAATGGTCGGGTGAAGGTTACGGATTTCGGGATTGCGCGAGCCGTTACTTCAGCAACGATTACGCATACGAATGCGATGCTTGGCTCTGTCCATTATTTTTCGCCAGAGCAGGCGCGCGGTGGGATTACTGGGGAAAAATCCGATATTTACTCGCTGGGGATCGTCTTGTACGAAATGGTGACGGGTGAACTGCCGTTTTCCGGGGACTCGCCTATATCAGTGGCGCTCAAGCATTTGCAGGAGCCGCTTCCAGAGCCGCGCCAAGTCAATCCGGCTATCCCGCAGAGTGTGGAAAATGTCATTTTGAAGGCGCTGGTAAAGGATCCATTTCTCAGATACGCATCCGCGAGTGAAATGCTAGAAGATTTGGAGACCTGCCTGTTCCCAGAACGATTAAACGAAGAAAAGCTGACGTTCCCGGTGGATGAAGAAATGACGCGTGTGGTGCCGATCATCACACCTGACATGCTCGAAGGCCATACCAATGGCAAAACCGGAGGAGCGGGGCGTAGCCGCTATGAGCAGCGTGCAGAAGAAGAGGATGCCAAACCAGCCAAGAAACAATGGTGGGTCAAAGCCCTGTTCTGGGTAGGCGGTATCGGACTGTTTTTCGTACTGGCATTCTTCGGATTTAACTTACTGTTGAATCTGTTCCCGTCTGTTCCAGAGGCACAGGTGCCTCATGTGGAAGGGATCGAAGTGACGCTTGCTGAGAAAAAGATTCAGGATGCCAAACTTGTTGCCCGTATCGTCGAAGAAGCCAATGATACGATAGAAAAGGGAATGGTGATACGCCAGGACCCTGCACCTCCCATGCGGTTAAAGGAAAATTCCGTTGTGACCTTGTTTGTAAGCAAAGGACAACAAGAGATCAACATGCCAAATCTGGTTACGTTGCCGCGAGCAACAGCAGAGGAAGCATTGAAAAGCAATGGCTTTAAACTGGAGAATGTCACTTTCGTAGAGGAAGAGGACGACAAGGCTGAGGTAGGGACGGTTATCAAGCAGTCTCCAGCCGCAAATGAAAAGGTCTTCCCGACCAAAACGAATGTGACGGTCACGATCAGTAAAGGGAAAACCTTCGTGAAAATGCCGGATGTCCGGAATAAATCCGTAGAGGTTGCGCAAGTAGAATTGTTCAAAAAAGGGCTGGCTGTCGGGAAAATCACCGAGGTACCTTCTTATACGACTGACAAACCAGGTATTGTTCTCAGCACTCACCCTTACGATCCGGGAATGGAAGTGCAAAAGGATGTAGCGATTCCGCTTGAGGTCAGCAATGGCCAATATCCGCAGGACGCCAAGCTGGCAAACGTTCCGGTTTATGTAGAGGTTGTACCTGGTGAACCACTGGAAGTGAAAATTGAAGTGACAGATGCTCGTGGAGAGGCAAAAGTTTTCCAGACGGAGACGATCACCGAAAATAAAGAGTACGATGTACCAATCGTCTTGGCGCCACAGAAGGACTCGGTAGTCAAGGTCTTTGTGAAACGATCAACTGATCAAGGCTTCAATGAATACCAGACGATTCCAGTTTCCTATAACAGCTTGCCATAG
- the rsgA gene encoding ribosome small subunit-dependent GTPase A, whose protein sequence is MPEGRIVKALSGFYYVADEGRIYSCRARGLFKKKDAKVNPLVGDWVVYDVINEEEGYIMEVGERTNELVRPPISNVDQAVLVFSMYKPMFSPLLLDKFLTHTEHAGIDSVIVLSKADQVSEEEVTEIVKKYEAIGYRVIPTSTVDERGVEDVREILRDRISVFAGQSGVGKSSLINMLFPGVSLQTGDVSQKLGRGKHTTRHVELIPLAGGGYVADTPGFSSLEFIDFSELDLAESFLDFADRSSECKFRGCLHVSEPACAVQAALEAGEISEQRYEHYKQFREELKEYQRRNKPW, encoded by the coding sequence ATGCCAGAAGGACGGATTGTGAAAGCGCTCAGCGGTTTCTATTATGTAGCCGACGAAGGGCGAATCTACAGTTGCCGTGCACGAGGGCTCTTCAAGAAAAAAGATGCAAAAGTAAACCCACTGGTTGGGGATTGGGTCGTCTACGATGTGATCAATGAGGAAGAAGGCTATATCATGGAGGTGGGCGAACGGACGAATGAGTTGGTTCGTCCGCCCATTTCCAATGTGGATCAGGCGGTACTCGTCTTTTCGATGTACAAGCCGATGTTTAGCCCGTTGCTGCTGGACAAGTTCCTGACGCACACGGAGCATGCAGGGATTGATTCCGTGATTGTCTTATCCAAAGCCGATCAAGTGTCGGAAGAAGAGGTCACCGAAATCGTGAAGAAGTATGAAGCGATCGGGTACCGCGTGATTCCGACCTCAACGGTGGATGAACGCGGTGTAGAGGACGTGCGTGAGATTTTGCGCGACCGTATTTCGGTTTTCGCCGGTCAGTCAGGTGTGGGTAAATCCTCCCTGATCAACATGCTGTTTCCGGGTGTCAGCTTGCAGACAGGAGATGTCAGCCAAAAGCTCGGACGCGGAAAGCATACAACGCGTCATGTCGAGCTGATTCCGCTTGCGGGCGGCGGCTATGTGGCAGACACACCGGGCTTCAGTTCATTGGAATTTATCGATTTCTCCGAGCTTGACCTGGCGGAATCCTTCCTGGACTTTGCCGATCGCAGCTCGGAATGCAAGTTCCGTGGCTGTCTTCACGTAAGCGAGCCAGCTTGTGCCGTGCAGGCCGCGCTGGAGGCTGGAGAAATCAGTGAACAGCGCTACGAGCACTACAAGCAATTCCGCGAAGAGCTAAAAGAATACCAACGGAGGAACAAACCATGGTAA
- the rpe gene encoding ribulose-phosphate 3-epimerase — MVKIAPSILSADFARLGEEILDVEKGGADWIHVDVMDGHFVPNITIGPLIVEAIRPVTKLPLDVHLMIEEPDRYIPQFAKSGADWITVHQEACRHLHRTLYLIKEQGVKAGVVLNPATPISTIEPVLADLDMVLLMTVNPGFGGQKFIHSVVPKVAQLRQMLNERGLGHVEIEIDGGVNAQTARLCEEAGATVLVAGSAVFNQENRGQAIAAIRGQ, encoded by the coding sequence ATGGTAAAAATCGCACCTTCTATCCTATCTGCTGATTTTGCCCGTCTGGGTGAAGAAATTCTCGATGTCGAGAAGGGAGGAGCAGACTGGATTCACGTGGATGTGATGGATGGACACTTCGTTCCAAACATTACGATCGGTCCTCTGATTGTGGAAGCGATTCGTCCAGTGACCAAGCTGCCACTCGATGTGCACTTGATGATTGAGGAGCCAGATCGCTACATTCCGCAATTCGCGAAAAGTGGAGCAGACTGGATTACTGTTCATCAGGAAGCATGTCGTCATCTGCATCGCACGCTGTACTTGATCAAGGAGCAAGGTGTGAAAGCGGGAGTGGTATTGAACCCGGCTACACCGATTTCCACGATCGAGCCAGTCCTTGCTGATTTGGATATGGTTCTCCTCATGACAGTGAACCCTGGTTTTGGTGGACAAAAATTCATTCACAGCGTTGTGCCAAAGGTTGCCCAGTTGCGTCAAATGCTGAACGAGCGTGGCTTGGGGCATGTGGAAATCGAAATCGATGGTGGTGTCAACGCACAAACAGCACGTTTGTGCGAGGAAGCAGGAGCGACAGTCCTCGTTGCAGGAAGCGCGGTATTCAATCAGGAAAATCGCGGTCAAGCGATTGCTGCGATTCGTGGACAGTAA
- the rlmN gene encoding 23S rRNA (adenine(2503)-C(2))-methyltransferase RlmN, with translation MPLTTFTGAKPLIYSLTQDEMKEWLVSAGDKAFRAQQIFDWLYVKRVSSFEEMSNLSKELREKLADTFRMEPLKEITHQESQDGTIKFLFQLVDGHAIETVIMRHNYGNSICVTTQVGCRIGCTFCASTLGGLKRNLDAGEIVSQVLTAQRRLDAEGERVSHVVVMGIGEPFENFESLMAFLSVINDNRGLNIGARHITVSTSGIVPKIYEFAERGGQVNLAISLHAPNTELRSQLMPINRGFPLAKLMEACHHYINKTGRRISFEYGLFGGKNDQPEHAEELAELIGDMLCHVNLIPVNYVPERDYVRTPRNEIFQFKRILEEKGINVTIRREQGSDIAAACGQLRAQHAKETVG, from the coding sequence ATGCCGTTAACGACATTTACTGGCGCAAAGCCGCTTATTTACAGTTTAACGCAAGATGAAATGAAAGAATGGCTGGTTAGTGCAGGCGACAAAGCATTTCGTGCGCAACAAATTTTTGACTGGCTATATGTAAAACGCGTCTCTTCTTTTGAAGAGATGAGCAATTTGTCCAAGGAGCTGCGCGAAAAGCTGGCTGATACATTCCGTATGGAGCCACTCAAGGAAATCACGCATCAGGAATCGCAGGATGGGACGATCAAGTTTTTGTTCCAGCTTGTCGATGGACATGCGATTGAGACAGTGATTATGCGTCATAACTACGGAAACAGCATTTGTGTTACGACACAGGTGGGGTGCCGTATTGGTTGTACGTTTTGTGCATCTACATTAGGTGGACTGAAGCGTAACCTGGATGCAGGTGAAATCGTCTCTCAAGTATTGACGGCACAACGCAGACTGGATGCGGAAGGTGAGCGTGTCAGTCACGTTGTCGTCATGGGGATCGGGGAGCCGTTCGAGAACTTCGAGAGCTTGATGGCGTTCTTGTCCGTCATCAACGATAACCGTGGATTGAATATCGGTGCTCGTCACATTACGGTTTCCACCAGTGGAATTGTACCGAAGATTTACGAGTTTGCTGAACGAGGCGGACAAGTGAACCTGGCGATTTCCCTGCACGCTCCAAACACAGAGCTGAGAAGCCAGCTGATGCCGATCAACCGTGGCTTTCCGCTTGCTAAGCTGATGGAGGCATGTCACCATTACATTAACAAGACAGGGCGTCGCATCAGCTTTGAGTACGGTCTATTCGGCGGGAAAAACGATCAGCCCGAGCATGCAGAGGAGCTGGCCGAACTCATTGGCGACATGCTTTGCCACGTGAATCTGATCCCGGTAAACTACGTGCCAGAGCGTGATTATGTACGCACGCCACGTAATGAGATTTTTCAGTTCAAACGCATTTTAGAGGAAAAAGGAATCAATGTGACCATCAGACGCGAGCAAGGCAGTGACATTGCTGCTGCTTGTGGACAATTGAGGGCACAACACGCTAAAGAAACCGTGGGGTGA
- a CDS encoding protease complex subunit PrcB family protein, which produces MKSLLKNSVAVLTILSILPFSQTAVQAEQKHSESISASQVDVQTKKLSIEKEGTLSAAERTFVGKVKDKKGVHRQGDLYVVSRGEMPTSGYSLKVVGTEQGWEMLKVYVELTNPSPEDITMPAVHTPYIIVRASLPPYTTMVFMDAKTDKVLFQ; this is translated from the coding sequence ATGAAATCGTTATTGAAAAACAGTGTAGCGGTTCTCACCATTCTCTCCATCCTCCCATTTTCACAAACTGCCGTGCAGGCTGAACAAAAACATTCGGAGTCGATCTCGGCTTCTCAGGTAGACGTGCAAACGAAAAAATTGTCTATCGAAAAAGAAGGTACATTATCAGCGGCTGAACGAACATTCGTAGGAAAAGTAAAAGATAAGAAGGGTGTACACCGTCAAGGCGACTTGTATGTAGTCTCTCGTGGTGAAATGCCTACCTCTGGTTATAGTCTGAAGGTTGTTGGAACAGAGCAAGGATGGGAAATGCTCAAGGTTTATGTAGAGCTGACAAATCCTTCTCCAGAAGATATTACAATGCCAGCGGTGCACACACCTTATATCATTGTGCGTGCAAGCCTGCCGCCATACACAACAATGGTGTTTATGGATGCAAAAACAGATAAAGTGCTGTTCCAATAA
- the rsmB gene encoding 16S rRNA (cytosine(967)-C(5))-methyltransferase RsmB — translation MAKKGARDIALDVLNRVEEHKSYSNLELRNVLDRENLSAADAGLVTELVYGTIQRKMTLDHVLSHFVGNKKVQTWVRNLLRLSLYQIHFLDRIPERAAVHQAVEIAKKRGHQGIASMVNGVLRNVLRQPDVWERQPKGSRALQIAVAYSHPEWLVRQWLNVYGEETTIAICEANNRTPHSAIRVNAWKTTKDQVLDKLAEEGLEGQASSVSPHAILMEGGHVAGSRLFKEGYFTIQDESSMLVAPALAAQPGMRVLDACAAPGGKTTHIAEMMENRGEIIASDVHPHKRDLIANAAKRLGITIIQPIVSDALDLPEKALGTFDRILLDAPCTGFGVIRRKPDLKWNKTPEDVRAIAQLQYELLKTLAPLLAEGGVMVYSTCTIEPAENQEIVRRFVEEHPDFVFDDTLAQDLPEAVRGHVDETGACVQILPHHFESDGFFIARLKRRG, via the coding sequence GTGGCAAAAAAGGGAGCTCGCGATATCGCCCTCGATGTTTTGAACAGGGTAGAAGAACATAAGTCCTACAGCAATCTTGAACTGCGCAATGTCTTGGATCGGGAAAATCTAAGTGCAGCAGATGCAGGGCTGGTGACAGAGCTTGTGTACGGTACCATACAGCGCAAGATGACGCTGGATCATGTCCTGTCCCATTTTGTCGGGAATAAAAAGGTCCAGACCTGGGTCCGTAATTTGTTGCGTCTCAGCTTGTATCAAATTCACTTTTTGGACCGTATTCCTGAGCGCGCTGCCGTACACCAGGCGGTTGAAATCGCCAAGAAACGCGGTCACCAAGGGATTGCTTCGATGGTCAACGGTGTCTTGCGCAATGTGTTGCGCCAGCCGGATGTGTGGGAGCGTCAGCCAAAAGGCAGCCGTGCCTTGCAAATCGCCGTAGCCTATTCGCATCCGGAATGGCTTGTGCGTCAGTGGCTTAACGTATATGGCGAAGAGACGACGATTGCCATTTGCGAAGCCAACAACAGAACCCCGCATAGCGCTATCCGGGTCAATGCATGGAAAACGACGAAGGATCAAGTGCTGGACAAGCTGGCGGAAGAAGGGCTTGAAGGACAAGCGTCGTCTGTCAGTCCTCATGCTATTCTGATGGAAGGCGGACATGTAGCAGGCTCTCGCTTGTTCAAGGAAGGCTACTTCACGATCCAGGATGAGAGTTCCATGCTCGTAGCACCAGCTCTTGCTGCCCAACCAGGTATGCGTGTACTGGATGCTTGCGCGGCACCTGGTGGAAAAACAACGCACATAGCCGAAATGATGGAAAACCGCGGGGAAATCATAGCGAGTGACGTGCATCCGCACAAACGCGATCTGATTGCAAATGCAGCGAAAAGACTCGGGATTACGATCATCCAGCCAATCGTAAGTGATGCACTAGACCTGCCCGAAAAAGCGCTGGGAACTTTCGATCGAATCCTGCTGGATGCGCCATGCACCGGATTTGGCGTGATTCGTCGCAAGCCTGATCTGAAGTGGAACAAAACGCCGGAAGATGTCCGTGCGATTGCTCAGCTACAGTACGAACTGCTCAAAACATTGGCGCCGCTACTCGCAGAGGGTGGTGTCATGGTTTACAGCACATGTACGATTGAGCCAGCAGAAAACCAGGAGATTGTTCGCCGCTTTGTTGAAGAACACCCTGATTTCGTATTTGATGATACACTGGCACAAGACCTGCCTGAGGCTGTCAGAGGGCATGTCGATGAAACCGGAGCCTGCGTGCAAATTTTGCCTCACCATTTCGAGAGTGATGGATTCTTTATCGCGCGATTGAAACGAAGAGGATAA
- a CDS encoding Stp1/IreP family PP2C-type Ser/Thr phosphatase, with protein MEIAMKSHVGRVRQVNEDYYACVTDLNGRVLAIVADGMGGHQAGDIASRLAVERIVKELRHLDGDLEAEDVREQLMNAVLLANKEVYEYALEHPECSGMGTTVVAALFDQSSVITAHIGDSRLYFYNQDGLVMKTEDHSLVNELMKSGQITAEEASVHPHRNVIMRSLGTEPDVLIDLGQFEWSEGDIVLICSDGLSNKVSHPSLEEKLQKQISLQAKVDGLVQEALDAGGEDNITLVAVRNTLDAGQKEG; from the coding sequence ATGGAAATCGCGATGAAATCCCATGTTGGTCGGGTTCGTCAGGTTAACGAGGACTATTATGCCTGTGTGACCGATTTAAACGGACGCGTGCTCGCCATTGTAGCAGATGGTATGGGTGGCCATCAGGCTGGTGATATTGCCAGTCGCCTAGCTGTTGAGCGAATAGTGAAAGAACTGCGTCACCTAGATGGGGACCTCGAAGCAGAGGATGTGCGTGAGCAATTGATGAACGCCGTTCTGCTTGCGAATAAAGAAGTCTATGAATATGCGCTTGAACATCCGGAGTGCAGTGGCATGGGCACAACCGTAGTTGCTGCCTTGTTCGACCAATCCTCCGTGATTACCGCGCATATCGGTGACAGCCGTCTGTATTTTTACAACCAAGACGGACTGGTCATGAAAACAGAAGACCATTCCCTTGTCAATGAGCTGATGAAAAGTGGACAGATTACAGCCGAGGAGGCGTCTGTCCACCCTCACCGCAATGTTATTATGCGTTCACTCGGGACAGAACCGGATGTACTCATTGATCTTGGGCAGTTTGAATGGTCAGAGGGTGATATCGTCTTGATTTGCTCAGATGGATTGAGCAACAAGGTCAGTCATCCTTCCTTGGAAGAAAAGTTGCAGAAACAGATATCGTTACAAGCGAAGGTGGACGGTTTGGTGCAGGAAGCACTGGATGCTGGTGGGGAAGATAACATAACGCTGGTTGCCGTACGAAATACGCTTGATGCCGGTCAGAAAGAGGGGTGA
- a CDS encoding amino acid ABC transporter permease, translating to MNLDFAQIVPYIPFILEGIKGTLLVTLISVVLGFFWGSILALIKISNVKLLNWLAVAYTSVFRGTPLILQLTFVYFATPQLTGYNISQLEAAVLTFTLNSGAYISETIRGGILAVDKGQWEAAKALGVPYHRMMLDIILPQAVKNILPALVNETIALLKESALVSTIGLADIMQNANVVKGTIFRYFEPYMMAGILYYVMVMILTWVARVLERRMRLSD from the coding sequence ATGAATTTGGATTTTGCACAAATCGTGCCCTATATTCCTTTCATATTGGAAGGGATAAAGGGCACGTTACTTGTTACTTTGATTTCGGTCGTATTAGGATTTTTCTGGGGCTCCATCCTCGCACTCATTAAAATTTCGAATGTGAAATTGCTAAACTGGCTCGCGGTTGCCTACACGTCTGTTTTCCGCGGGACACCTTTGATTTTGCAACTGACCTTTGTATATTTTGCAACGCCACAGCTTACTGGTTACAATATTTCACAACTGGAAGCAGCTGTATTGACGTTTACATTAAACTCAGGTGCATACATTTCCGAGACCATTCGTGGTGGAATTTTGGCGGTGGATAAAGGGCAGTGGGAAGCGGCCAAAGCGCTTGGAGTACCTTATCACCGGATGATGCTCGACATTATTTTGCCGCAGGCTGTCAAAAATATCTTGCCTGCTCTTGTCAATGAAACGATTGCACTCTTGAAGGAATCCGCACTCGTTTCCACGATTGGTCTTGCAGACATCATGCAGAACGCGAATGTGGTCAAAGGCACCATCTTCCGCTATTTTGAGCCATACATGATGGCCGGTATCCTGTACTATGTCATGGTTATGATCCTGACTTGGGTAGCTCGTGTACTGGAACGGAGGATGAGACTCAGTGATTAA
- a CDS encoding RDD family protein, whose product MESNFTSPSNPVGFWRRLGAGLLDAIIIGLPLLLITYIITGNTEDNLVTNIITSLYNLLVPVFWHGYTVGKRIAGIRIARIDGDPVGIGTMLLRNLVGGIVYVITLGIGIIVSAIMVAVRQDKRSLHDLIAGTYVTSDQP is encoded by the coding sequence ATGGAATCAAACTTCACATCGCCAAGCAATCCTGTTGGATTTTGGCGCCGGCTCGGTGCCGGTCTGCTAGATGCAATCATTATTGGATTACCGCTACTACTGATCACCTATATCATTACAGGCAATACAGAAGACAATCTTGTTACCAATATCATTACTTCACTTTACAACCTTCTTGTACCTGTATTTTGGCACGGCTATACAGTGGGCAAACGAATTGCCGGTATTCGCATCGCCCGAATCGATGGAGATCCTGTAGGAATCGGAACCATGCTGCTACGCAATTTGGTCGGAGGGATCGTGTACGTCATTACACTCGGTATTGGTATAATCGTCAGTGCCATCATGGTTGCTGTTCGTCAGGATAAACGCTCGCTCCATGATTTGATCGCCGGTACGTATGTAACATCGGATCAGCCTTAA
- a CDS encoding transporter substrate-binding domain-containing protein, with the protein MKNTKSFISLALTSMLAAVVIAGCGTGNQTATGQAPAPSAGDKKTLVMVTSADYKPYEYHDLSSGKDEIVGFDIDIAKYIAKELGYELQINDMNFDGLIPALQTNRADFVMAGMTATPEREKNADFSTIYYDAKNTIVAKKDSNLTKPEQLAGKKVAVQLGSIQEGAARELAKTVSGLQITSLNKLPEIVEEVKAGRVDAAIIEDTVAKGFVANNDSLQFTTMEENEKNGSAVAFPKGSPHVQKFNEVIKKMQENGEMDKLIQKWFGQ; encoded by the coding sequence ATGAAGAACACAAAATCATTTATTTCTCTGGCACTTACTTCTATGCTTGCGGCAGTTGTGATCGCTGGATGCGGTACAGGCAATCAAACCGCAACAGGACAAGCACCTGCACCTTCCGCTGGCGACAAGAAAACATTGGTCATGGTTACTTCTGCTGACTATAAGCCGTATGAATATCACGATCTGAGCAGCGGAAAAGACGAGATTGTCGGCTTTGACATTGATATCGCGAAATACATTGCAAAAGAGCTTGGCTACGAACTGCAAATCAACGATATGAACTTTGACGGACTTATTCCCGCACTGCAAACGAATCGCGCGGACTTCGTTATGGCTGGCATGACGGCAACACCTGAGCGCGAGAAGAACGCTGATTTCTCCACCATCTATTACGATGCGAAAAATACGATCGTAGCAAAGAAAGACAGCAATCTGACCAAGCCTGAGCAATTGGCTGGCAAAAAAGTGGCGGTACAGCTCGGTTCTATTCAAGAAGGGGCAGCAAGGGAGCTTGCAAAGACCGTTTCCGGCTTGCAGATCACTTCGCTGAACAAGTTGCCTGAGATTGTTGAAGAAGTAAAAGCAGGCCGTGTAGATGCTGCCATTATTGAGGACACCGTAGCGAAAGGCTTCGTGGCAAACAATGATTCTCTGCAATTCACTACAATGGAAGAAAATGAAAAGAATGGCTCCGCTGTTGCGTTCCCAAAAGGATCGCCGCACGTACAAAAATTTAATGAAGTGATTAAAAAGATGCAAGAAAACGGAGAAATGGACAAGCTGATTCAAAAATGGTTCGGTCAATAA